A single window of Luteipulveratus halotolerans DNA harbors:
- a CDS encoding DUF4440 domain-containing protein, translating to MSESTGPAADVAEIERIVDVFFGAFVSGPEAAGRLAALHELFLPEAVVVATCGQPPRVYDVDGFIAPRRELLMSGALTDFTEWRGGGRTDVFGDIAHWWGDYGKAGSQEGERFTGRGMKSMQLVRMPQGWRISAAVWDDERDGLSID from the coding sequence GTGAGCGAGAGCACCGGCCCCGCCGCCGACGTCGCCGAGATCGAGCGCATCGTCGACGTGTTCTTCGGAGCGTTCGTGAGCGGCCCGGAGGCGGCCGGCCGGCTGGCCGCGCTGCATGAGCTGTTCCTGCCGGAGGCCGTCGTGGTCGCCACCTGCGGGCAGCCGCCCCGGGTGTACGACGTCGACGGCTTCATCGCGCCCCGTCGTGAGCTGCTGATGAGCGGCGCCCTCACGGACTTCACCGAGTGGCGCGGCGGCGGTCGTACGGACGTGTTCGGCGACATCGCGCACTGGTGGGGCGACTACGGCAAGGCGGGCAGCCAGGAGGGCGAGCGCTTCACCGGGCGCGGCATGAAGTCGATGCAGCTGGTACGCATGCCGCAGGGCTGGCGCATCAGCGCGGCCGTCTGGGACGACGAGCGCGACGGCCTGAGCATCGACTAG
- a CDS encoding ClpP family protease, whose product MSTYTIPNVIATSSRGDRVMDVYSHLLTERIVYLGTEIDDGVSNALIAQILHLESQDPTREISLYINSPGGSLTAAFAVYDAMRFVRPPIATTVVGQACSTAALLLAAGTKGSRSVLPHARVLLSQPSGQGRGAIPDLILQADEVIRLRAAAEQVLSEHTGQEVETLRRDTDRDRIFDPEAAVAYGLADHVVAYRKVEAE is encoded by the coding sequence ATGAGCACCTACACGATCCCCAACGTCATCGCGACGAGCTCGCGCGGCGATCGCGTGATGGACGTCTACAGCCACCTGCTGACCGAGCGCATCGTCTACCTCGGCACCGAGATCGACGACGGTGTCTCCAACGCGCTGATCGCGCAGATCCTGCACCTGGAGTCGCAGGACCCGACGCGTGAGATCAGCCTCTACATCAACTCGCCCGGCGGTTCGCTGACGGCGGCCTTCGCGGTGTACGACGCGATGCGGTTCGTGCGGCCGCCGATCGCGACGACGGTGGTGGGGCAGGCCTGCTCGACCGCGGCGCTGCTGCTCGCGGCGGGTACGAAGGGCTCCCGCTCGGTGCTGCCGCACGCGCGGGTGCTGCTGAGCCAGCCGTCCGGGCAGGGCAGGGGAGCGATCCCGGACCTGATCCTGCAGGCCGACGAGGTCATCCGGCTGCGCGCCGCGGCCGAGCAGGTGCTGAGCGAGCACACCGGGCAGGAGGTCGAGACACTGCGCCGCGACACCGACCGCGACCGGATCTTCGACCCCGAGGCTGCGGTGGCGTACGGCCTCGCCGACCACGTCGTCGCCTACCGCAAGGTGGAGGCCGAGTAG
- a CDS encoding ClpP family protease, with amino-acid sequence MSDEAPPNPLNHLSATQLLDQRILLLDGALDDEGGTRLCSQLFLLSASDPEADISLWINSPGGSVPAMLAIMDTMRLIPNAVSTLALGIACSAGQFLLTSGTPGRRFALPHAKVLMHQGSAGIGGSAVDIELQADDLRQTRDTVLGLIAEMTGQTVETIFEDSLRDRWYTAQEAKAYGFVDDVLTDLDAVRPRPRTRMGLGALAGAR; translated from the coding sequence ATGAGCGATGAAGCGCCCCCGAACCCTCTCAACCACCTGTCCGCGACCCAGCTGCTCGACCAGCGCATCCTGCTGCTCGACGGTGCGCTCGACGACGAGGGCGGCACGCGGCTGTGCTCGCAGCTGTTCCTGCTGTCGGCGAGCGACCCGGAGGCCGACATCAGCCTGTGGATCAACTCGCCCGGCGGCTCGGTGCCGGCGATGCTCGCGATCATGGACACGATGCGGCTCATCCCCAACGCCGTGTCGACCCTTGCGCTCGGAATCGCCTGCAGCGCAGGGCAGTTCCTGCTCACCTCGGGTACGCCGGGGCGCCGGTTCGCGCTGCCGCACGCCAAGGTGCTCATGCACCAGGGGTCGGCCGGCATCGGAGGCAGCGCGGTCGACATCGAGCTGCAGGCCGACGACCTGCGCCAGACCCGCGACACCGTGCTCGGGCTCATCGCCGAGATGACCGGGCAGACCGTCGAGACGATCTTCGAGGACTCGTTGCGGGACCGGTGGTACACCGCGCAGGAGGCGAAGGCGTACGGCTTCGTCGACGACGTGCTCACCGATCTCGACGCGGTCCGACCACGACCGCGGACGCGGATGGGCCTCGGCGCGCTGGCAGGTGCGCGATGA
- a CDS encoding YajQ family cyclic di-GMP-binding protein: MADSSFDIVSKTDKQEVSNALQQAAKEISTRYDFRGVGAEIDWSGEKILMKANSAERVLAVLDVFQTKLVKRGVSLKSLEYSDDGEPKPSGKEYRLEATLRDGISQENAKKISKIIRDEGPKSVKARIEGDELRVSSKSRDDLQAVQQLLKGSDLDVALQFTNYR; the protein is encoded by the coding sequence ATGGCCGACAGCTCGTTCGACATCGTCAGCAAGACCGACAAGCAGGAGGTCAGCAACGCCCTCCAGCAGGCCGCCAAGGAGATCTCCACCCGGTACGACTTCCGCGGCGTCGGCGCCGAGATCGACTGGTCCGGCGAGAAGATCCTCATGAAGGCCAACTCGGCCGAGCGGGTGCTCGCGGTGCTCGACGTGTTCCAGACCAAGCTGGTCAAGCGCGGCGTGTCGCTGAAGTCGCTGGAGTACTCCGACGACGGTGAGCCCAAGCCGTCCGGCAAGGAGTACCGCCTCGAGGCCACGCTGCGTGACGGCATCTCGCAGGAGAACGCCAAGAAGATCTCCAAGATCATCCGCGACGAGGGCCCCAAGTCGGTCAAGGCCCGCATCGAGGGCGACGAGCTGCGCGTCAGCTCCAAGTCGCGCGACGACCTGCAGGCCGTGCAGCAGCTGCTCAAGGGCTCCGACCTCGACGTGGCGCTGCAGTTCACCAACTACCGGTGA
- the arr gene encoding NAD(+)--rifampin ADP-ribosyltransferase, with protein sequence MGTPPTPFEVYEEGVLLHGTKADLVVGDLLVPGRESNYEQGRIMNHVYVTATLDAAAWGAEMAAGDGPGRIFVVEPTGDIEDDPNVTDKKLPGNPTRSYRTREPVRIVGELHDWTGHTPEQLQQMRDGLDGLRRRGEAVIYD encoded by the coding sequence ATGGGCACGCCGCCCACGCCGTTCGAGGTCTACGAGGAGGGCGTCCTCCTGCACGGCACCAAGGCCGACCTCGTCGTCGGCGACCTGCTCGTGCCGGGCCGCGAGTCCAACTACGAGCAGGGCCGGATCATGAACCACGTCTACGTCACGGCGACGCTCGACGCGGCTGCGTGGGGTGCCGAGATGGCGGCGGGCGACGGGCCAGGGCGGATCTTCGTGGTCGAGCCCACGGGTGACATCGAGGACGACCCCAACGTCACCGACAAGAAGCTGCCCGGCAACCCCACGCGGTCCTACCGCACCCGCGAGCCGGTGCGCATCGTCGGCGAGCTGCACGACTGGACCGGGCACACGCCCGAGCAGCTGCAGCAGATGCGTGACGGGCTCGACGGCCTGCGCCGGCGCGGCGAGGCCGTGATCTACGACTAG